The uncultured Roseibium sp. DNA segment GCCGTCCACCAGCACGAAGAAGATCAGCTTGAACGGCAGTGAGATCACCACCGGTGGCAGCATCATCATGCCCATGGACATGAGGACCGACGCGATCACGAGGTCGATGATCAGGAAGGGCAGATACAGCAGGAAGCCAATTTCGAAGGCCCGACGTAATTCGCTGATCATGAAGGCCGGTATAAGCGTGCTCATGGCCAGATCGTCCGGCGTCTGCGGGGCAGGTTGCCCGGAGAGTTCCTGGAACAGGCTCAGGTCCTGTTCGCGCACCTGGGACAGCATGAAGGTCCTGAACGGGGCCGAGCCGCGTTCGAAGGCCTGGTTGAATTCGATGTCGCCGTTGACGAGCGGCTCAACGCCTTCGTTGTAGGCCGTTTGCAGGGTCGGAGCCATGATGAAGGCGCTGAGAAACAGTGCGAGGCTGACCATGACCATGTTCGGCGGCGCCGTCTGCAGGCCAATCGCGGAACGCAAAAGCGACAGGACGACCACGATCCGGGTGAAACTCGTCACCATGACGAGGATCGACGGCGCGAGCGACAGGACGGTCAGCAGGGCGACAAGCTGGACGGCCCGCTCCGTCAGGCTGGAATCGGCTCCGAACCCGACCGTAATGTCCTGCGCCACTGCCGGACCGGCGAGCAGCGCGAGGACCGGCAACCCCAGAAGGAGCGATAAAAGCGTCAGCCGTCGGGATGGACGGCCGATACGGGGGATCATGCTTTTTGATTTCCGTGGATTTCATCCAGAAGCTTTGCCATTTCATCCTCGATCGGATTGGCTTTCGCATCCGGACTCGGTTGCCCATTTTCCGGTTTCTTGTCTTCCGAGTTGGTGTCCTGATCAGCGGCCTTTGTCTCGGCCTTAGCTGATTGGACCTCAGCCGT contains these protein-coding regions:
- the fliP gene encoding flagellar type III secretion system pore protein FliP (The bacterial flagellar biogenesis protein FliP forms a type III secretion system (T3SS)-type pore required for flagellar assembly.), which produces MIPRIGRPSRRLTLLSLLLGLPVLALLAGPAVAQDITVGFGADSSLTERAVQLVALLTVLSLAPSILVMVTSFTRIVVVLSLLRSAIGLQTAPPNMVMVSLALFLSAFIMAPTLQTAYNEGVEPLVNGDIEFNQAFERGSAPFRTFMLSQVREQDLSLFQELSGQPAPQTPDDLAMSTLIPAFMISELRRAFEIGFLLYLPFLIIDLVIASVLMSMGMMMLPPVVISLPFKLIFFVLVDGWNLVAGSLVKSFGAG